One Thermodesulfobacteriota bacterium DNA segment encodes these proteins:
- a CDS encoding DMT family transporter, whose amino-acid sequence MRLYLFLPVGIVAISTASIFIKLCEAPALVIAAYRLALASLLLLPWAAYRKVWRNWTGVEWRWLILSGVFLALHFAFWIASLKFTSVASSVVLVSTNPLFVGLGASMFFKEPLRPTLILGILLSVAGSGLISFGDVALSKEALMGDGLALLGAVAASGYLLVGRKMRKGQDLLSYIFPVYSTGAILLTLISLAFQKPFFGYPPVTYLFLFLLAVVPQLIGHTTFNWALKYLPASMVAIAILGEPVGSTILAFFILGETLTFLKVIGGLLILTGILTALRQPKAIPPED is encoded by the coding sequence ATGCGCCTCTACCTCTTTCTTCCTGTAGGGATCGTGGCCATCTCTACGGCCTCCATTTTTATCAAACTCTGCGAAGCGCCAGCCCTGGTCATCGCGGCCTACCGGTTGGCCCTCGCCTCGCTGCTTCTCCTCCCCTGGGCGGCCTATAGGAAGGTCTGGCGGAACTGGACAGGAGTTGAATGGAGGTGGTTGATCCTCTCCGGGGTCTTTCTCGCCCTTCACTTCGCCTTCTGGATCGCCTCTTTGAAATTCACCTCGGTCGCCAGCTCCGTGGTCTTGGTCTCGACCAATCCGCTTTTCGTCGGCCTCGGTGCCTCGATGTTCTTTAAAGAGCCTCTTCGGCCGACGTTGATCTTAGGAATCCTCCTCTCGGTCGCCGGAAGCGGTCTGATCAGCTTCGGAGATGTGGCCCTTTCGAAGGAGGCATTGATGGGGGATGGGTTGGCCCTTCTCGGGGCCGTCGCCGCTTCCGGATATCTACTGGTAGGGAGAAAGATGAGAAAGGGGCAAGACCTTCTCTCCTATATCTTTCCGGTCTATTCGACAGGGGCGATCCTATTGACCCTCATCTCCCTTGCTTTCCAGAAACCGTTTTTCGGTTATCCACCTGTGACCTATCTCTTCCTTTTCCTTCTTGCCGTTGTCCCCCAGCTGATCGGCCATACCACCTTCAACTGGGCCTTGAAGTATCTGCCGGCCTCGATGGTGGCGATCGCGATTTTAGGGGAACCTGTGGGGTCAACGATTTTGGCTTTTTTCATCCTTGGAGAAACCTTGACATTCTTGAAGGTCATTGGAGGCCTCCTGATCTTAACGGGCATCCTGACCGCTTTAAGGCAACCCAAGGCGATCCCTCCAGAAGATTGA
- a CDS encoding PAS domain S-box protein: MGNLIPPTSPPRLFILIFLFLIVSIGTGGYLYYENQRNETKKEIQNNLLAIADLKVKQVASWRQARLSDAEVLFENYLFLQQLRRWLTSQENSGLMEEILAWMSSFRGRYDYSSVFLLDEKGRVRLYSSEAFDEVGSYVLPFIHQSIHTRKVTWVDLYRERESGHIHLDILIPLVPREPDGLPSGVLLLRINPYHFLYTYIQSWPIPSSTAETLLVRREGTDVLFLNELRHQKETALSLRLPIVGRQTVAGKAVQGMEGVIEEVDYRGEKVLAAMRPIPGSPWYLIAKVDQEEIYAPIREQALWVTLFVVLFTLFVGGLLGLVWRNQAARFYRRQVEIETQRQALLKHFEYLTKYANDIILMWDEGYKILEANEKALESYGYSREEMMGMDVRQLRAPEERTSLEAQIRQLNETKGLMVQTVHQRKDGDTFPVEASLRLIEVEGRRFYQSIVRDITERKQAEEQREKLIQELQKALGEVKTLSGLLPICASCKKIRDDKGYWNQIESYIMKHSQAQFSHSLCPECLRKLYPELNGEEDATFPPPSPETSSPQKGS, translated from the coding sequence ATGGGAAACCTCATCCCACCTACTTCTCCCCCCCGATTGTTCATCCTGATCTTTCTCTTTCTCATCGTCAGTATCGGAACGGGAGGATACCTCTATTACGAGAATCAGAGAAACGAGACCAAAAAAGAGATACAGAATAACCTCTTGGCGATTGCAGATCTAAAGGTCAAGCAGGTCGCGAGCTGGCGCCAGGCGCGCCTGAGCGATGCCGAAGTTCTCTTCGAGAATTATCTGTTCCTCCAACAATTACGGCGATGGCTAACGTCTCAAGAGAATTCGGGATTGATGGAAGAGATCCTCGCCTGGATGTCCTCGTTCAGGGGTCGTTACGATTATAGCAGCGTTTTTCTTCTCGATGAGAAAGGAAGGGTTCGCCTTTATAGCTCCGAAGCCTTTGACGAGGTGGGTTCCTACGTCCTTCCCTTTATCCATCAGAGCATTCATACGAGAAAGGTTACCTGGGTGGACCTCTACCGTGAAAGAGAGAGCGGCCACATTCATCTTGATATTCTGATCCCCCTTGTCCCCAGAGAACCCGATGGACTCCCCTCAGGGGTTCTATTGCTCCGGATCAATCCCTATCACTTCCTCTACACCTACATCCAGTCCTGGCCCATCCCAAGTTCTACCGCCGAAACCCTTCTCGTCCGTAGGGAGGGAACAGATGTCCTCTTTCTGAACGAACTCCGGCACCAAAAAGAGACCGCCCTTTCCCTTCGGCTTCCCATCGTCGGAAGACAGACAGTGGCTGGGAAAGCGGTGCAAGGCATGGAGGGGGTGATCGAGGAGGTCGATTATCGGGGAGAGAAAGTCCTTGCCGCTATGCGTCCTATTCCAGGCTCTCCATGGTATCTTATCGCGAAAGTCGATCAGGAGGAAATCTACGCCCCTATCCGTGAACAAGCCCTCTGGGTCACTCTCTTTGTCGTCCTCTTTACCCTTTTCGTTGGAGGCTTACTCGGGCTCGTCTGGCGGAATCAGGCCGCGAGGTTTTATCGAAGACAGGTGGAGATCGAAACCCAGCGCCAGGCCCTTCTCAAGCATTTCGAATACCTGACCAAATATGCAAACGATATCATCCTCATGTGGGATGAAGGTTACAAAATCCTTGAGGCGAACGAGAAGGCCTTAGAATCCTACGGATACTCAAGGGAAGAGATGATGGGGATGGACGTTAGGCAACTGAGGGCCCCGGAGGAGAGGACCTCCCTGGAGGCCCAGATCAGACAGTTAAACGAGACGAAAGGACTGATGGTGCAGACGGTCCATCAAAGAAAAGATGGGGACACCTTTCCGGTCGAGGCAAGCCTCCGTCTAATCGAAGTGGAGGGGAGGAGGTTCTATCAGAGCATCGTTCGGGACATCACGGAAAGGAAACAGGCGGAAGAGCAGCGGGAGAAGCTGATCCAGGAGCTTCAGAAGGCCCTCGGGGAGGTCAAGACCTTAAGCGGATTGCTCCCGATCTGCGCCTCCTGCAAGAAGATTCGCGACGACAAGGGATACTGGAACCAGATCGAAAGCTATATCATGAAACATTCCCAAGCTCAATTCAGCCATAGCCTCTGTCCGGAGTGCCTCCGAAAACTTTATCCAGAACTCAATGGTGAGGAGGATGCAACCTTCCCCCCTCCCTCTCCCGAGACCTCCTCGCCCCAGAAGGGATCATGA